From the Gallaecimonas kandeliae genome, one window contains:
- a CDS encoding TIM-barrel domain-containing protein, whose translation MDKKGTLGLLTLAMLAAPLQAKELGALASLSPTDDGVEIQTLDKEKVRLSLLGDGLLHLEAGQHGELTGPGNGKAPIVLDQQHPKVAFKLSQQDGYQLLSTGKIAVRIYPKPLHFAVYHADNRTPYWREEKPLDLGKASEQTLSASGDEHFFGGGQQNGQFEFKGKVLDVSYSGGWEEFDRPSPAPFYMSSKGYGVLRNTWSNGQYDFRSEGYISTRHDEDRFDAYYFFGDGIHQVLDQYTQLTGRPPLLPRWAFEYGDADCYNDGDNVKKPGTVPEGWSDGPTGTTPDVIESVAAKYRQYDMPGGWILPNDGYGCGYTDLPKVVAGLKKYGFHTGLWTESGVEKIAWEVGTAGTRAQKLDVAWTGKGYQFALDANHDAAEGILKNSDSRPFIWTVMGWAGIQRYAVTWTGDQSGSWDYIRWHIPTLIGSGLSGQAYATGDVDGIFGGSPETYTRDLQWKAFTPVFMGMSGWSKAERKHPWWFDEPYRSINRKYLKLKMRLMPYIYTYAHEAAESGAPLVRGLMWDHPQNPHAYDESHKYQFFLGKDFLVAPVYRSQEASKGWRAGIYLPKGQWIDYWDGRVTEAGAGGKVIDMPVTLDKLPVLVRAGAIIPMYPPALFDGQVPKDELTLDIYPYGDSDFSLYEDDGNSRQYQQGAFSQQRIEVSAPEGKAGDIEVKLGAVDGDYQGMEPQRRYKLMLRTRVAPDSLSLDGSRLAKRDSLEALDKAGSGWFFDAKDKFGTLQVRIPKGSVRTGHRLLVETAAGKALAATPAYPKMPKLGTAVAADSLKLVSRPLEEPGQPFENALDGNPGTWFRTSRDQALAYGPPEFVLYLGDRKAITGFDIAPRNDKHWRYGQVKDFEIYMADVNGQWGEPAYKGTLALKEGMQQVRFDKPLVGRLLRFRILSSHDGQGDAMKEEATAKVQDAPFNALEPVKVAPITISEFVLHQQLPGGEAKRQYLSDHPWLAAPQGAAKDKAKGGGAMRMNGLGFAKGLGVAGQSRVDYGLSGPWQGFKADVGIDDSCKGQGLHFQVWGDGRLLYDSGLVAAPAVVKPELDIRGVRLLSLRTLGKGRCGNWANAAVTGLAGAKFEEKP comes from the coding sequence ATGGACAAGAAAGGCACCTTGGGGCTGCTGACGCTGGCGATGCTGGCGGCACCGCTCCAGGCGAAGGAATTGGGGGCGCTGGCGAGCCTGAGCCCCACGGACGACGGCGTCGAGATCCAGACCCTGGACAAGGAGAAGGTCCGCCTCAGCCTGCTGGGTGATGGCCTGCTGCACCTTGAAGCGGGCCAGCACGGCGAACTGACAGGGCCAGGCAACGGCAAGGCGCCCATAGTCTTGGACCAGCAGCACCCCAAGGTGGCCTTCAAGCTCAGCCAGCAGGACGGCTACCAACTGCTCAGCACAGGCAAGATAGCGGTGCGTATCTATCCCAAGCCGCTGCATTTCGCCGTCTACCACGCCGACAATCGCACCCCCTACTGGCGCGAAGAAAAGCCCCTGGATCTCGGCAAGGCCAGCGAACAGACCCTCTCGGCCAGCGGCGACGAGCACTTCTTCGGCGGCGGCCAGCAGAACGGCCAGTTCGAGTTCAAGGGCAAGGTGCTGGATGTCTCCTACTCCGGCGGCTGGGAGGAATTCGACAGGCCCAGCCCGGCCCCCTTCTACATGAGCAGCAAGGGCTACGGGGTGCTGCGCAACACCTGGAGCAACGGCCAGTACGACTTCCGCTCCGAGGGCTATATCAGCACCCGCCACGACGAAGACCGCTTCGACGCCTACTACTTCTTCGGCGACGGCATCCACCAGGTGCTGGACCAGTACACCCAGCTCACCGGCCGGCCGCCGCTGCTGCCCCGCTGGGCCTTCGAATACGGCGACGCCGACTGCTACAACGACGGCGACAACGTCAAGAAGCCGGGCACGGTCCCGGAAGGTTGGTCTGACGGTCCCACCGGCACCACCCCCGACGTCATCGAGAGCGTCGCCGCCAAGTACCGCCAGTACGACATGCCGGGGGGCTGGATACTGCCCAACGACGGCTACGGCTGCGGCTACACAGACCTGCCCAAGGTGGTGGCGGGCCTCAAGAAATACGGCTTCCACACCGGCCTCTGGACCGAGAGCGGCGTCGAGAAGATCGCCTGGGAAGTGGGCACGGCCGGCACCCGGGCCCAGAAGCTGGACGTGGCCTGGACCGGCAAGGGCTACCAGTTCGCCCTGGACGCCAACCACGACGCCGCCGAGGGCATCCTCAAAAATTCCGACTCCAGGCCCTTCATCTGGACCGTCATGGGCTGGGCCGGTATCCAGCGCTACGCCGTCACCTGGACAGGTGACCAGAGCGGCAGCTGGGACTACATCCGCTGGCATATCCCGACCCTGATCGGCTCCGGCCTCTCCGGCCAGGCCTACGCCACCGGCGACGTGGACGGCATCTTCGGCGGCAGCCCCGAGACCTACACCCGGGACCTGCAGTGGAAGGCCTTCACCCCCGTCTTCATGGGCATGTCCGGCTGGTCCAAGGCCGAGCGCAAGCACCCCTGGTGGTTCGACGAACCCTACCGATCCATCAACCGCAAGTACCTCAAGCTGAAGATGCGGCTGATGCCCTACATCTACACCTACGCCCATGAGGCGGCCGAAAGCGGCGCCCCCCTGGTGCGGGGCCTGATGTGGGACCACCCCCAGAACCCCCACGCCTATGACGAGAGCCACAAGTACCAGTTCTTCCTGGGCAAGGACTTCCTGGTGGCCCCCGTCTACCGCAGCCAGGAGGCCTCCAAGGGCTGGCGTGCCGGCATCTACCTGCCCAAAGGCCAGTGGATCGACTACTGGGATGGCCGGGTCACAGAGGCCGGGGCCGGCGGCAAGGTCATCGACATGCCGGTGACCCTGGACAAGCTGCCGGTGCTGGTGCGGGCCGGGGCCATCATCCCCATGTACCCGCCGGCGCTCTTCGACGGCCAGGTGCCCAAGGACGAGCTGACCCTGGACATCTACCCCTATGGCGATTCCGACTTCAGCCTCTACGAAGACGACGGCAACAGCCGCCAGTACCAGCAGGGCGCCTTCAGCCAGCAGCGCATCGAGGTCAGCGCCCCCGAAGGCAAGGCCGGCGACATCGAGGTGAAGCTGGGCGCCGTGGACGGCGACTACCAGGGCATGGAGCCCCAGCGCCGCTACAAGCTGATGCTGCGCACCCGCGTCGCCCCGGACAGCCTGAGCCTGGACGGCAGCCGGCTTGCCAAGCGGGACAGCCTCGAGGCGCTGGACAAGGCCGGCAGCGGCTGGTTCTTCGACGCCAAGGACAAGTTCGGCACCCTCCAGGTGCGGATCCCCAAGGGCTCGGTGCGCACCGGCCACCGCCTGCTGGTGGAAACGGCCGCCGGCAAGGCCCTGGCCGCCACCCCGGCCTACCCCAAGATGCCAAAGCTCGGCACCGCCGTCGCCGCCGACAGCCTCAAGCTGGTGTCCCGCCCCCTGGAGGAGCCGGGCCAGCCCTTCGAGAACGCCCTGGACGGCAACCCCGGCACTTGGTTCCGCACCTCCCGCGACCAGGCCCTGGCCTACGGGCCGCCGGAGTTCGTGCTTTATCTCGGCGATCGCAAGGCCATCACCGGCTTCGACATAGCCCCGCGCAACGACAAGCATTGGCGCTACGGCCAGGTGAAGGACTTCGAGATCTACATGGCCGACGTCAACGGCCAGTGGGGTGAACCCGCCTACAAGGGGACCCTGGCCCTCAAGGAAGGGATGCAGCAGGTGCGCTTCGACAAGCCCCTGGTGGGCAGGCTGCTGCGCTTTAGGATCCTGAGTTCCCACGACGGCCAGGGTGACGCCATGAAGGAGGAGGCCACCGCCAAGGTCCAGGATGCCCCCTTCAACGCCCTGGAGCCGGTCAAGGTCGCCCCCATCACCATCAGCGAGTTCGTGCTGCACCAGCAGCTGCCGGGGGGCGAGGCCAAGCGCCAATACCTCTCGGATCACCCCTGGCTGGCGGCGCCCCAGGGCGCGGCCAAGGACAAGGCCAAGGGCGGCGGCGCCATGCGCATGAACGGCCTCGGCTTCGCCAAGGGCCTGGGTGTGGCAGGCCAAAGCCGGGTGGACTACGGCCTGTCCGGCCCCTGGCAGGGCTTCAAGGCGGACGTGGGCATAGACGACAGCTGCAAGGGCCAGGGCCTGCACTTCCAGGTCTGGGGCGACGGCCGCCTGCTCTATGACAGCGGCCTGGTGGCGGCCCCGGCCGTGGTCAAGCCGGAGCTGGACATCCGCGGCGTGCGCCTGCTGAGCCTGCGCACCCTCGGCAAGGGCCGCTGCGGCAACTGGGCCAACGCCGCCGTCACCGGCCTGGCCGGCGCCAAGTTCGAGGAGAAACCCTGA
- a CDS encoding sugar MFS transporter gives MELAAQQEKGRASALVPMAIIGLLFFIFGFVTWLNGSLIPFLKLICELNDAEALLVAFAFYIAYTVMALPMAALLERLGYRSGMAWGLGIMALGALLFIPAALTAQYGLFLLALFVLGTGLTLLQTASNPYVVLLGPSDSAAMRISIMGIINKTAGVLVPLLFTSLVLADLSHVSQASLSLLPDAERARQLGAIAQRLVLPYLYMAGALLALIALVRFSPLPDIHPRDERGQGGRLAELLRYPQLILGALTLFAYVGLEVIAADTIGLFGERLGVARYASLTSYTMVFMVLGYSLGVLLIPRWLSQGRALLLSGLAGLACVLAALFSNPGSSAVSAWLFGWSGIPTVPDPVLFVAMMGLAHALVWPAVWPLALDGLGRHTAQGSALLIMGIAGGALLPLAFGHLAQYLGNMQLAYALALPCYLMIAFYALKGHKMRSWG, from the coding sequence ATGGAGCTGGCCGCACAACAGGAAAAAGGGCGCGCCAGCGCCCTTGTCCCCATGGCCATCATAGGCCTGCTGTTCTTCATCTTCGGCTTCGTCACCTGGCTGAACGGTTCCCTGATCCCCTTCTTGAAGCTGATCTGCGAACTCAACGACGCCGAGGCGCTGCTGGTGGCCTTCGCCTTCTACATCGCCTACACCGTGATGGCGCTGCCCATGGCGGCGCTGTTGGAGCGCCTCGGCTACCGCAGCGGCATGGCCTGGGGCCTGGGCATCATGGCGCTGGGCGCCCTGCTGTTCATACCGGCGGCCCTCACCGCCCAGTACGGCCTCTTCCTGCTGGCCTTGTTCGTGCTGGGCACCGGCCTGACGCTGCTGCAGACCGCCTCCAACCCCTATGTGGTGCTCTTGGGCCCCAGCGACAGCGCCGCCATGCGCATCAGCATCATGGGCATCATCAACAAGACGGCCGGGGTGCTGGTGCCGCTGCTGTTCACCTCACTGGTGCTGGCCGATCTCAGCCACGTCAGCCAGGCCAGCCTCAGCCTGTTGCCGGATGCAGAGCGGGCCCGGCAGCTGGGGGCCATCGCCCAGCGCCTGGTGCTGCCCTACCTCTACATGGCCGGGGCCCTGCTGGCGCTCATCGCCCTGGTGCGCTTCTCGCCGTTGCCGGACATCCACCCCAGGGACGAGCGCGGCCAGGGCGGCCGGCTGGCTGAATTGCTGCGCTATCCCCAGCTGATCCTGGGCGCCCTGACCCTCTTCGCCTACGTGGGCCTGGAGGTGATCGCCGCCGACACCATAGGCCTCTTCGGCGAGAGGTTGGGGGTGGCCCGCTACGCCTCCCTGACCAGCTACACCATGGTGTTCATGGTGCTGGGCTACAGCCTGGGGGTGTTGCTTATCCCCCGTTGGCTGAGCCAGGGCAGGGCCTTGCTGCTGTCCGGCCTCGCCGGCCTGGCCTGCGTGCTGGCGGCGCTTTTCAGCAATCCAGGCAGCAGCGCCGTCTCGGCCTGGCTCTTCGGCTGGAGCGGCATACCGACGGTGCCGGATCCGGTGCTCTTCGTGGCCATGATGGGCCTGGCCCACGCCCTGGTGTGGCCTGCCGTCTGGCCACTGGCCCTGGACGGCCTCGGCCGCCACACGGCCCAGGGCTCGGCGCTGCTGATCATGGGCATAGCGGGGGGCGCCCTGCTGCCTTTGGCCTTCGGCCACCTGGCCCAATACCTCGGCAACATGCAGCTGGCCTACGCCCTGGCGCTGCCCTGCTACCTGATGATCGCCTTCTACGCCCTCAAGGGGCACAAGATGCGCAGCTGGGGTTGA
- a CDS encoding NAD(P)/FAD-dependent oxidoreductase yields the protein MKHIVVVGAGLGGMSVALELRQRMPASYQVTVVGEGPDFQFVPSNPWVAMGERRRDQICLPVAEQLEPRQIRFSPEGVKAIDAEQRQLTLGDDGKLDYDYLVLCTGPRLDFAAVPGAGPEGFTQSICTVDHAEQAYLAYQALLENPGPVLVGALQGASCFGPAYEYVLTLEAALRKKKLKEKVPITFVTSEPYLGHLGLGGVGDSKGLMEHEFRERGIQWICNARVKAFEDGKANIEELNRKGEVEFSHERPFKLAMFLPPFKGTEAVAAVPGLCNPKGFVITDDCQRSPRYPEIFAAGVCVAIAPPEATPVPTGVPKTGFMIESMTTAIVENLLQLERGEEPHAHPTLNAVCLADMGDTGAAFVALPQNPPRNTNWTSKGKWVQLAKVAFEKYFLYKVRHGTSEPVYEKYVMSALGIHRLKEEEKEKE from the coding sequence ATGAAACACATAGTGGTAGTGGGGGCCGGCCTGGGCGGCATGTCGGTTGCCCTGGAACTGCGCCAGCGGATGCCGGCGTCCTACCAGGTAACAGTGGTGGGGGAAGGGCCCGACTTCCAGTTCGTGCCCTCCAATCCCTGGGTGGCCATGGGAGAGCGGCGCCGCGACCAGATCTGCCTGCCGGTGGCCGAGCAGCTGGAGCCGCGCCAGATCCGCTTCTCCCCCGAAGGGGTCAAGGCCATAGACGCCGAGCAGCGCCAGCTGACGTTGGGGGACGACGGCAAGCTCGACTACGACTACCTGGTGCTCTGCACAGGCCCCAGGCTGGATTTCGCCGCCGTGCCCGGGGCTGGGCCTGAAGGTTTCACCCAGTCCATCTGCACTGTGGACCACGCCGAGCAGGCCTACCTTGCCTACCAGGCATTGCTGGAAAACCCCGGCCCCGTGCTGGTGGGCGCCCTGCAGGGGGCCAGCTGCTTCGGGCCCGCCTACGAATACGTGCTGACCCTGGAGGCGGCGCTGCGCAAGAAGAAGCTCAAGGAAAAGGTGCCCATCACCTTCGTGACCTCTGAACCTTACCTTGGCCACCTGGGCCTGGGCGGCGTGGGGGACTCCAAGGGGCTGATGGAGCACGAGTTCCGGGAGCGGGGCATACAGTGGATCTGCAACGCCAGGGTCAAGGCATTCGAGGACGGCAAGGCCAATATCGAGGAGCTGAACCGCAAGGGCGAGGTGGAGTTCAGCCATGAACGGCCCTTCAAACTGGCCATGTTCCTGCCCCCCTTCAAGGGCACTGAGGCGGTGGCGGCCGTGCCCGGGCTCTGCAATCCCAAGGGCTTCGTGATCACCGACGACTGCCAGCGCTCCCCCCGCTACCCCGAGATCTTCGCCGCCGGGGTCTGCGTGGCCATAGCGCCGCCGGAGGCGACGCCTGTGCCGACCGGGGTGCCCAAGACCGGTTTCATGATCGAGTCCATGACCACCGCCATAGTGGAGAACCTGCTGCAGCTGGAGCGAGGGGAGGAACCCCATGCCCATCCCACCCTCAACGCCGTCTGCCTGGCGGACATGGGGGACACCGGGGCCGCCTTCGTGGCCTTGCCCCAGAACCCGCCCCGCAACACCAACTGGACCAGCAAGGGTAAATGGGTGCAGCTGGCCAAGGTGGCCTTCGAGAAGTACTTCCTCTATAAGGTGCGCCACGGCACCTCTGAGCCCGTCTACGAGAAGTACGTGATGTCGGCCCTGGGGATCCACAGGCTCAAGGAAGAAGAGAAGGAGAAGGAATAG
- the greB gene encoding transcription elongation factor GreB, with protein MRTDLITREGYNALKEELDFLWRTERPEVTKKVAWAASLGDRSENADYQYNKKRLREIDRRVRFLRKRLEVLKVVDYSPQQDGKVFFGAWVEVENEAGDIKRFRIVGPDEIYGRKDYISIDAPMARALLKKEVDDEVSVPTPEGRKLWYVISIQYGPGNEL; from the coding sequence ATGAGAACCGACCTTATTACCCGCGAGGGCTACAACGCCCTCAAAGAAGAGCTGGATTTCCTCTGGCGTACCGAGCGCCCCGAGGTCACCAAGAAGGTGGCCTGGGCGGCCAGCCTGGGGGATCGCAGCGAAAACGCCGACTACCAGTACAACAAGAAGCGCCTGCGGGAGATCGACAGGCGGGTGCGCTTCCTGCGCAAGCGCCTGGAGGTGCTGAAGGTGGTGGACTATAGCCCCCAGCAGGACGGTAAGGTCTTCTTCGGTGCCTGGGTGGAGGTGGAGAACGAAGCGGGGGATATCAAGCGTTTCCGTATCGTCGGCCCCGACGAGATCTACGGCCGCAAGGACTACATTTCCATAGACGCCCCCATGGCCAGGGCCCTCTTGAAGAAGGAAGTGGACGACGAGGTGTCGGTACCCACTCCCGAAGGCCGCAAGCTCTGGTACGTGATCAGCATCCAGTACGGGCCGGGAAACGAATTGTAA
- the ompR gene encoding two-component system response regulator OmpR: MGQESTKILVVDDDMRLRSLLERYLIEQNFQVRAVPNGEQMDRLLERENFHLMVLDLMLPGEDGLAICKRLRARGEQLPIIMLTAKGDEVDRIIGLELGADDYLAKPFNPRELLARIRAVLRRRTSELPGAPATAEQEVAFGQFRLNLATREMFRGEEAMPLTSGEFAVLKALVSHPREPLSRDKLMNLARGRDYSALERSIDVQVSRLRRMIEPDPSHPRYIQTVWGLGYVFVPDGSAGA, from the coding sequence ATGGGACAGGAAAGCACCAAGATCCTGGTGGTGGACGACGACATGCGGTTGCGTTCCCTGCTGGAACGCTACCTTATCGAGCAGAATTTCCAGGTGCGGGCCGTGCCCAACGGCGAGCAGATGGACCGGCTGCTGGAACGTGAGAACTTCCACCTGATGGTGCTGGACCTGATGCTGCCCGGCGAAGACGGCCTGGCCATCTGCAAGCGGCTGCGGGCCAGGGGCGAGCAGCTGCCCATCATCATGCTCACCGCCAAGGGCGACGAGGTGGACCGCATCATAGGCCTGGAGCTGGGGGCCGACGACTACCTGGCCAAACCCTTCAACCCCCGCGAACTGCTGGCGCGGATCCGCGCCGTGCTGCGCCGCCGCACCAGTGAGCTGCCCGGCGCCCCGGCCACGGCGGAACAGGAAGTGGCCTTCGGCCAGTTCCGCCTCAACCTGGCCACGAGGGAGATGTTCAGGGGCGAGGAAGCCATGCCCCTGACCTCCGGCGAGTTCGCCGTGCTCAAGGCCCTGGTCAGCCATCCCCGCGAGCCCCTGTCCCGCGACAAGCTGATGAACCTGGCTCGCGGCCGCGACTACTCGGCCCTGGAGCGCAGCATAGACGTGCAGGTGTCGCGCCTGCGCCGCATGATAGAGCCGGACCCTTCCCATCCTCGCTATATCCAGACCGTCTGGGGCCTGGGCTACGTCTTCGTGCCCGACGGTAGCGCCGGGGCATGA
- the envZ gene encoding two-component system sensor histidine kinase EnvZ, whose amino-acid sequence MKLLPRSAFGQTVMLLASLLLINQLVSYLMVTLYVLKPSYDQINDLLAKQVKVVFIDEPLGGRKRLELPDEMRKRFFEATGIEIYTEKAAMKAGLGDAIYYNYFSEELGKELGGPTEVRINEGKDFDIWIKPPMAPQYWLKVPLTGFEGARFSPLPIYLAVIGILSVLGGWLFARRLNRPLKGLQLAARKVGLGEHPERLPEDVGSSEVQAVTSAFNQMAKGVAQLEEDRALLMAGISHDLRTPLTRIRLATEMMKSDENYLKEGIVDDIEDMNAIIDQFIAYVRQDREDQAEATDVSALLEDAVSAFADRPLKTSLLYDNIPELWLRPLSIKRLIYNLLENAERYGRGEARVEGRMSADGQYLVLRVGDNGPGIPEAERVRLFQPFERGERARSTQGSGLGLAIIKKIVDSYHGQVLLGDSTLGGLQVEMRLPLSSLQKMG is encoded by the coding sequence ATGAAGCTGCTGCCCCGCAGCGCCTTCGGCCAGACGGTGATGCTGCTGGCCAGCCTGCTGCTGATCAACCAGCTGGTCAGCTACCTGATGGTCACCCTCTATGTGCTCAAGCCCAGCTACGACCAGATCAACGACCTGCTGGCCAAGCAGGTCAAGGTGGTCTTCATCGACGAACCCCTGGGGGGCCGCAAGCGCCTCGAGCTGCCCGACGAGATGCGCAAGCGCTTCTTCGAGGCCACCGGCATCGAGATCTACACCGAAAAGGCGGCCATGAAGGCCGGCCTGGGCGACGCCATCTATTACAACTACTTCTCGGAAGAGCTGGGCAAGGAACTGGGCGGCCCCACCGAAGTGCGCATCAACGAGGGCAAGGACTTCGACATTTGGATCAAGCCGCCCATGGCGCCCCAGTACTGGCTGAAGGTGCCCCTCACCGGTTTCGAGGGTGCCCGCTTCTCGCCATTGCCCATCTACCTGGCCGTGATCGGCATCCTCTCGGTGCTGGGGGGCTGGCTCTTCGCCCGGCGCCTCAACAGGCCGCTCAAGGGCCTGCAACTGGCGGCCCGCAAGGTGGGCCTGGGGGAACACCCGGAACGGCTGCCCGAAGACGTGGGCTCGAGCGAGGTGCAGGCGGTGACCAGCGCCTTCAACCAGATGGCCAAGGGCGTGGCCCAGCTGGAGGAAGACAGGGCGCTGCTGATGGCGGGCATTTCCCATGACCTGCGCACGCCTTTGACGCGGATCCGCCTGGCCACCGAGATGATGAAGAGCGACGAAAACTATCTCAAGGAAGGGATAGTGGACGACATCGAAGACATGAACGCCATCATCGACCAGTTCATCGCCTATGTGCGCCAGGACAGGGAGGACCAGGCCGAGGCCACGGACGTCAGCGCCCTCCTGGAAGACGCCGTCAGCGCCTTTGCCGACAGGCCCCTCAAGACCAGCTTGCTCTACGACAACATCCCCGAGCTTTGGCTGCGGCCCCTGTCCATCAAGCGGCTCATCTACAACCTGCTGGAAAATGCCGAGCGCTACGGCCGTGGCGAGGCCAGGGTCGAGGGCCGGATGTCGGCCGACGGCCAGTACCTGGTGTTGCGGGTGGGGGACAACGGCCCAGGCATACCTGAAGCCGAGCGGGTCAGGCTCTTCCAGCCCTTCGAACGGGGCGAGCGGGCCCGCAGTACCCAGGGCTCAGGGCTGGGCCTGGCCATCATCAAGAAGATCGTCGATTCCTACCACGGCCAGGTGCTGCTGGGGGATTCGACCCTCGGCGGCCTGCAGGTGGAAATGCGCCTGCCCCTGTCGTCCCTGCAGAAGATGGGCTGA
- a CDS encoding NAD(P)-dependent oxidoreductase: MKIALIGASGFIGSALREEALSRGHSVTALVSNPGRLADTPGLSIQQVDVQDSEALATKLQGFDAVLSAFSGHAQADVAGYYAKGFDSILAAARAAQVKRLLVVGGAGSLEVAPGQLLIDTPDFPAQYKASAEGARYALNKLRGQGEVNWTMLSPAAYIFPGERTGQYRLGTDQLLKDGEGKSQISVQDYAKAMIDELEEAKHPNGRFTLAYA, from the coding sequence ATGAAGATCGCCCTTATCGGTGCCAGCGGTTTTATCGGTTCCGCATTGCGTGAAGAAGCCCTGAGCCGTGGCCACAGTGTCACCGCCCTGGTCAGCAACCCCGGCCGCTTGGCCGACACCCCAGGCCTTAGCATCCAGCAGGTGGACGTGCAGGACAGCGAGGCCCTCGCCACCAAGCTGCAGGGTTTCGATGCCGTGCTGAGCGCCTTCTCCGGCCACGCCCAGGCGGATGTGGCCGGCTACTACGCCAAGGGTTTCGACAGCATCCTCGCCGCCGCCAGGGCCGCCCAGGTCAAAAGGTTGCTGGTGGTTGGTGGCGCCGGCTCCCTGGAAGTGGCCCCGGGCCAGCTGCTGATCGACACCCCCGACTTCCCTGCCCAGTACAAGGCCAGCGCCGAGGGTGCCCGCTATGCCCTCAACAAGCTGCGCGGCCAAGGCGAAGTCAACTGGACCATGCTGTCGCCGGCGGCCTACATCTTCCCGGGCGAGCGCACCGGCCAGTACCGCCTGGGCACCGACCAGCTGCTCAAAGACGGTGAAGGTAAGAGCCAGATCTCGGTGCAGGACTACGCCAAGGCCATGATCGACGAGTTGGAAGAGGCCAAGCACCCCAACGGCCGCTTCACCCTGGCCTACGCCTGA